In one window of Clavelina lepadiformis chromosome 4, kaClaLepa1.1, whole genome shotgun sequence DNA:
- the LOC143451543 gene encoding growth/differentiation factor 8-like: MLLMSIVGMISEIKFKLVICLIAILMVNDARSTRVPQVILENTADQSELNLSLDQSNDMSNENQIAREIGSDVYSRHNPQELAQARIDKRPQVEPAGAGQPQQTVQASQIAISALREDDVEETPVLRHENSGGCGRHGKSCSIREESRLLRIEMVKKNILERLSLEGPPNITGRMLPPNAPPIKAMMRRYGLEEVKQAKLEEYFGEQIDKQEMIGVAEKPNFNARYKPDNWFYFNFTEEERTFDVHSAYIWVYIRPRNSSITFAFIDFCRYLPEPDTLEVFPHRFRRQLIWFHNKTAGFWHKVNLTAQVRHWMRFPSQNYGIKVMSKGITNLIATGRIQKGYKPFLEANLVAGQRRKRRSPNEVERCEREAEENNHCCIYDLEINFEKIGWNWIIYPISYNARHCAGECNLLQTNNMRDSLVRYAEIGGPKHMKNCCVPKELSYLSMLYYDTNANIVYSKIPEMKIQGCTCM, encoded by the exons ATGTTACTGATGAGTATCGTCGGTATGATTTCTGAAATTAAGTTTAAACTAGTAATTTGTTTAATTGCCATTTTGATGGTGAATGATGCCCGTAGCACAAGGGTTCCGCAAGTAATTCTAGAAAACACAGCCGACCAAAGCGAACTTAACCTTTCATTGGATCAAAGCAATGACATGTCAAATGAAAATCAAATTGCAAGGGAAATCGGAAGCGACGTTTACTCGCGTCACAATCCGCAAGAACTAGCCCAGGCAAGAATTGACAAACGGCCGCAAGTGGAGCCTGCGGGAGCGGGCCAACCCCAACAAACTGTACAAGCAAGTCAAATTGCGATTTCGGCATTGAGAGAAGACGACGTTGAGGAAACTCCTGTTCTACGACATGAGAATAGCGGAGGTTGCGGGAGACACGGAAAATCTTGCTCCATTAGAGAAGAATCACGTCTTTTGCGaatagaaatggtaaaaaagaACATCTTGGAACGGTTATCCCTGGAAGGACCGCCCAACATCACAGGACGCATGCTTCCGCCGAACGCACCTCCGATCAAAGCTATGATGCGACGTTATGGGTTGGAGGAAGTGAAACAGGCAAAGCTAGAAGAGTACTTTGGTGAGCAAATAGACAAGCAAGAAATGATTGGAGTTGCTGAAAAAC cAAACTTTAACGCCAGGTATAAACCGGACAATTGGTTTTACTTCAATTTCACCGAAGAAGAGCGCACTTTCGACGTTCACTCTGCCTATATCTGGGTGTACATCCGACCCCGCAATTCGAGTATTACCTTTGCTTTTATCGACTTTTGCCGGTACCTTCCTGAACCCGACACCCTTGAAGTATTCCCGCACCGTTTCCGGCGCCAATTGATATGGTTCCATAACAAAACAGCCGGGTTCTGGCACAAAGTAAATCTTACGGCACAAGTGCGCCACTGGATGCGTTTTCCAAGCCAGAATTATGGCATAAAAGTGATGTCAAAAGGAATTACGAATCTCATCGCGACTGGAAGGATACAAAAAGGATat aaaccATTTTTGGAAGCAAATTTGGTGGCTGGCCAAAGACGAAAGCGACGTAGCCCAAACGAAGTCGAGAGATGTGAACGTGAGGCAGAGGAAAACAATCACTGCTGTATATACGACTTGGagattaattttgaaaaaattggctGGAATTGGATCATATACCCAATTTCTTACAACGCTAGACACTGTGCGGGCGAATGCAATCTTCTGCAAACGAACAACATGCGTGACAGTCTGGTTCGATACGCTGAAATTGGCGGCCCAAAACATATGAAAAACTGTTGTGTACCAAAAGAACTTTCCTATTTGAGTATGCTTTATTACGATACAAATGCAAATATAGTTTATAGTAAAATCCCAGAAATGAAGATACAAGGATGCACGTGCATGTAG